A window from Bombus fervidus isolate BK054 chromosome 12, iyBomFerv1, whole genome shotgun sequence encodes these proteins:
- the LOC139993049 gene encoding uncharacterized protein gives MHRYCITTLLLYSVVLCINIDAWSSLKRFRHLWQPNINRVNESLSLKRDPLNSLKGKLQSINFQNSAPSQGGREKRLFPLFTLVKFDNNVCVGLSGENGTCIAASECSKRGGVSSGVCANGYGVCCIVTVSCGETTSNNNTYFVNPNYPSTFDGTISCQLTLVKSHPTVCQFRLDFLQFNIRGPETTNHQCIYDQFIVSGGNPVPTICGNNAGNHIYVDTGLGQTNPVTLTFVTSGNSFARSWKVRVSQIRCNTIYRAEEGCLQYFTGISGQIKSFNYDPNTGLQLSNQDYSICIRMERNFCGIQYMACPVDDKDAVDDGATMARMARSNGFTLTGNTQAMQIASMTGAACQTDWLTIPCASNTGRLPTPMMTCIDRICGGTFNAENQNLNASSVISTVKPFRLIFHTDSVEAPNDVGNRGFCLNYIQQPCTTKLR, from the exons ATGCATAGATACTGTATCACTACTTTACTATTATACTCTGTTGTGTTGTGCATAAATATTGACGCGTGGAGTTCTCTTAAAAGATTTCGACATCTTTGGCAACCAAATATTAATCGCGTCAACGAATCGTTATCGCTTAAACGGGACCCTCTAAACTCTCTAAAGGgtaaattacagtcgattaattttcaaaatagcGCACCAAGTCAGGGCGGTAGAGAAAAACGAC TTTTCCCATTATTTACATTGGTCAAATTTGACAATAATGTTTGCGTCGGATTAAGCGGTGAAAATGGTACCTGTATCGCAGCTTCGGAATGCTCGAAACGCGGTGGTGTATCTAGTGGAGTTTGCGCAAATGGTTACGGAGTTTGCTGCATTG TGACAGTATCTTGCGGCGAGACAACCAGCAACAATAATACTTATTTCGTTAATCCGAATTATCCATCAACGTTTGATGGTACTATATCTTGTCAATTAACGCTCGTTAAGTCGCATCCAACCGTATGTCAATTTAG ATTGGATTTCCTGCAGTTTAATATAAGAGGTCCGGAAACGACTAACCATCAGTGTATCTATGATCAATTTATCGTTTCTGGGGGTAATCCGGTACCTACTATATGTGGAAACAATGCTGGCAATCATA TATACGTCGATACTGGTCTTGGACAAACGAATCCCGTTACGTTGACATTTGTTACAAGCGGAAATTCTTTTGCTCGATCTTGGAAAGTACGAGTCTCTCAAATAcgttgcaatactatatacaGAGCCGAGGAAGGATGTTTACAATACTTCACAGGGATATCCGGCCAAATAAAATCGTTCAATTACGATCCCAACACCGGATTACAACTATCGAATCAAGATTACAGTATTTGCATTCGAATGGAAAGGAATTTTTGTGGTATTCAGTATATGGCATGCCCGGTTGATGATAAAGATG CAGTAGACGATGGTGCCACTATGGCAAGAATGGCACGTAGTAATGGATTTACGTTAACTGGAAATACGCAAGCAATGCAAATAGCATCGATGACAGGAGCAGCCTGTCAAACCGATTGGTTAACGATCCCGTGCGCGTCTAACACAGGTAGATTACCAACCCCCATGATGACTTGTATCGATCGGATATGCGGTGGAACATTTAACGCGGAAAATCAAAATTTGAACGCGTCTTCTGTCATTA GTACAGTGAAACCATTTAGACTAATTTTCCATACGGATAGCGTTGAAGCGCCAAACGATGTCGGGAACAGAGGATTTTGTCTGAATTATATACAACAACCTTGCACAACAAAAttaagatga